One Fuerstiella marisgermanici DNA window includes the following coding sequences:
- the guaB gene encoding IMP dehydrogenase — MLERVAYKGLTFDDVLLEPGYSEVMPSDVDLSSRLTRNIALHVPIVSSPMDTVTESEMAISMAQLGGIGIIHKNMSIEQQAMEVDRVKRSEHGVIVDPVTLPPETTVGEASRIMDERNIGGVPITVDGKLVGILTRRDLRFLESRDRPVAEVMTKDKLITAQENTSLEDAERILLENRVEKLLLVDDQYQLRGLITIKDIDKNVQFPQASKDHRGRLRVGAAVGVHDLDRVTQLIEKGVDVLVVDSAHGHSKNVIETIQAIKKEFEIDVIAGNVATAEGTKALADAGADGIKVGIGPGSICTTRIISGVGVPQLTAIANAARALEGSGVPVIADGGIRYSGDMTKALAAGAWSVMIGGLLAGVDESPGEMILYQGRSFKRYRGMGSMGAMVKGSSERYRQSKVDSKDSSKLVPEGVEGRVPYKGGLQPLLYQLTGGLRSGMGYVGVNTIQDMRTKARFIEISAASVRENHPHDIAITQEAPNYSVEHSSDSHG; from the coding sequence ATGCTAGAACGCGTTGCCTACAAGGGCCTGACATTCGACGACGTACTGCTGGAACCTGGTTACAGCGAAGTCATGCCATCAGATGTGGATCTCAGTTCTCGACTGACCCGCAACATCGCTCTGCACGTGCCGATCGTCAGCAGCCCAATGGACACCGTCACGGAAAGTGAAATGGCCATTTCGATGGCGCAACTGGGCGGCATCGGCATCATTCACAAGAACATGTCCATCGAACAGCAGGCGATGGAAGTCGATCGCGTGAAACGCAGCGAACACGGCGTGATTGTTGACCCGGTCACTTTGCCGCCGGAAACGACCGTCGGTGAAGCATCGCGAATCATGGACGAGCGCAATATCGGTGGCGTGCCGATTACAGTCGACGGCAAGCTGGTCGGCATCCTCACGCGACGTGACCTGAGATTCCTCGAATCGCGAGATCGGCCGGTCGCTGAGGTGATGACCAAGGATAAGCTGATTACTGCACAGGAGAACACCAGTTTAGAAGACGCAGAACGGATTCTGCTGGAAAACAGAGTCGAGAAACTGCTGCTGGTGGACGATCAATATCAACTGAGAGGCTTGATAACGATCAAGGACATCGACAAGAACGTGCAGTTTCCGCAGGCGTCGAAAGATCACCGGGGAAGATTGCGTGTCGGCGCAGCGGTGGGCGTCCATGATCTGGACCGAGTGACTCAACTCATCGAAAAAGGCGTCGATGTTCTCGTTGTCGACAGTGCTCACGGGCACTCGAAAAACGTTATCGAGACCATTCAGGCGATAAAAAAGGAATTTGAAATCGATGTCATTGCCGGAAATGTGGCAACGGCAGAAGGAACCAAAGCTTTGGCGGACGCTGGAGCCGATGGAATAAAAGTCGGAATCGGTCCCGGTTCGATCTGCACCACGCGGATCATTTCCGGAGTCGGCGTTCCTCAACTGACGGCCATTGCCAATGCGGCAAGGGCGTTGGAAGGTTCAGGCGTGCCGGTCATTGCCGATGGCGGCATTCGATACAGCGGAGACATGACAAAAGCACTAGCCGCCGGAGCATGGTCAGTAATGATCGGTGGTTTGTTGGCGGGTGTGGATGAAAGTCCTGGTGAGATGATTCTTTACCAGGGGCGAAGCTTCAAACGATACCGTGGCATGGGATCGATGGGAGCAATGGTGAAGGGAAGCAGCGAACGCTACCGCCAAAGTAAGGTGGATAGCAAGGACAGTTCCAAGCTGGTTCCCGAAGGAGTGGAAGGGCGAGTTCCGTACAAGGGCGGTTTGCAGCCATTGCTGTACCAACTCACGGGCGGACTGCGATCCGGCATGGGCTATGTCGGAGTTAATACGATTCAGGATATGCGAACGAAGGCTCGATTCATCGAGATTTCGGCGGCTTCGGTTAGGGAAAACCATCCACATGATATCGCAATCACTCAGGAAGCACCGAATTACTCGGTCGAGCATTCTTCAGACAGTCACGGCTAA